The following proteins are co-located in the Flammeovirga kamogawensis genome:
- a CDS encoding glycoside hydrolase family 97 protein: MKTNIITLFIALLAISTQAQTLKSPSGNFTMEFALTSNGTPTYKLELDGEPIIKESKLGLELINDTNLIEGFKVNGTEESTFDQTWEPVWGEFKEIRNHYNELEVTLQQAKTDRIMVVRFRLFDDGLGFRYEFPEQPNLIYFVVKEEHTQFAMTGDHTAYWIPGDYDSQEYDYTISKLSEIRGLSEKAQTGNVSQTFFSDTGVQTALMLKTDNGTYINLHEAALIDYSCMHLELDDKNLVFESHLTPDAQGAKGYLQAPMTTPWRTVIASKEAGDILLSSITLNLNEPVEYEDTSWIKPVKYVGVWWEMITGKSSWSYTNDIYSVELGKTDYSKTKPNGTHGATTENTKRYIDFAAEHGFDAVLVEGWNEGWEDWFGKSKDYVFDFVTPYPDFDVDEVREYAKSKGVKMMMHHETSGSIRNYERHMDSAYQFMVDNGYNSVKSGYVGPILPRGDHHYSQWINNHYLYAIKKAAEYKIMVNAHEAVRPTGLGRTYPNLIGNESARGTEYEAFVGNTVNHTTILPFTRLIGGPMDYTPGIFVTDISKLEASRTSYVRTTLARQLALYVTMYSPLQMAADLPEHYEMYMDAFQFIKDVAIDWDDTKVLEAEPGDYITYARKAKDSSSWFVGKTNDETPRTSTIKFDFLDTDKKYIATVYSDAKDANFKTNPQAYQIKKYVVSSKSKLALFTAPGGGYAISIVEVKDKAETKGIKKI; this comes from the coding sequence ATGAAAACAAATATCATAACTTTATTTATTGCATTATTAGCAATATCTACGCAAGCACAAACGCTAAAATCACCTAGTGGAAATTTCACTATGGAATTTGCGTTAACATCAAATGGAACTCCTACATATAAATTAGAACTTGATGGAGAACCTATCATTAAAGAAAGTAAATTAGGTCTTGAATTAATCAATGACACAAACCTTATTGAAGGTTTTAAAGTAAACGGTACTGAAGAAAGTACATTTGACCAAACTTGGGAGCCAGTTTGGGGTGAATTTAAAGAAATCAGAAATCATTATAACGAATTAGAAGTTACACTTCAGCAAGCAAAAACAGACCGTATAATGGTGGTTCGTTTTAGATTGTTTGATGACGGTTTAGGCTTCCGCTATGAATTTCCAGAGCAACCAAATTTAATCTACTTTGTAGTTAAAGAAGAGCATACGCAATTTGCTATGACGGGTGACCACACTGCTTATTGGATTCCTGGCGATTATGATTCTCAAGAATATGATTACACAATCTCTAAGTTAAGTGAGATTAGAGGTTTATCAGAAAAAGCACAAACAGGTAATGTATCTCAAACGTTTTTTTCTGATACAGGAGTGCAAACTGCATTAATGCTGAAAACAGATAACGGTACTTATATCAACTTACATGAGGCTGCTTTAATAGATTACTCTTGTATGCACTTAGAATTAGATGACAAAAACTTAGTTTTCGAATCTCATTTAACGCCAGATGCACAAGGGGCAAAAGGATATTTACAAGCACCAATGACAACTCCTTGGAGAACAGTTATAGCAAGTAAGGAAGCAGGAGATATCTTATTATCTAGCATTACTTTAAACCTTAACGAACCTGTTGAATACGAAGATACATCTTGGATTAAGCCAGTTAAATACGTTGGTGTTTGGTGGGAAATGATCACAGGAAAAAGCTCTTGGTCGTATACAAATGATATCTATTCTGTAGAGTTAGGCAAAACAGATTATTCGAAAACGAAACCAAACGGTACGCACGGTGCTACTACAGAAAATACAAAACGTTATATTGATTTTGCTGCAGAACATGGCTTTGACGCTGTTCTTGTAGAAGGTTGGAACGAAGGATGGGAAGATTGGTTTGGTAAATCAAAAGATTATGTATTTGATTTTGTTACTCCTTATCCAGATTTTGATGTAGATGAAGTACGTGAGTACGCAAAAAGCAAAGGTGTAAAAATGATGATGCACCATGAAACGTCTGGTTCTATTAGAAACTACGAACGCCACATGGATAGTGCTTATCAATTTATGGTTGATAATGGTTACAATTCTGTAAAATCTGGTTATGTAGGACCAATTTTACCAAGAGGAGACCACCATTACTCACAATGGATTAACAATCACTACTTATATGCTATTAAAAAAGCAGCAGAGTACAAGATTATGGTAAATGCTCACGAGGCTGTTCGCCCTACAGGTTTAGGAAGAACATATCCTAACTTAATTGGTAACGAATCTGCAAGAGGAACAGAGTATGAGGCATTTGTTGGAAATACAGTAAACCATACTACAATTCTTCCATTTACTAGATTAATAGGTGGACCAATGGATTACACTCCAGGTATTTTTGTTACAGATATTAGCAAATTAGAAGCAAGTAGAACTTCTTATGTAAGAACTACTTTAGCAAGACAATTGGCTTTGTATGTTACAATGTACTCTCCATTACAAATGGCAGCAGATTTACCTGAACATTACGAAATGTACATGGATGCTTTCCAGTTTATTAAAGACGTTGCTATTGATTGGGACGACACTAAAGTATTGGAAGCAGAACCAGGTGATTACATCACTTATGCTCGTAAAGCAAAAGATTCTAGCAGCTGGTTTGTAGGTAAAACAAACGATGAAACTCCACGTACATCAACTATTAAGTTTGATTTCTTGGATACAGATAAGAAGTATATCGCTACAGTTTATTCTGATGCAAAGGATGCTAACTTCAAAACAAATCCTCAAGCATATCAAATTAAAAAATATGTTGTTTCTAGCAAATCTAAATTAGCATTATTTACTGCTCCAGGTGGTGGATACGCTATTAGTATTGTTGAAGTAAAAGACAAAGCAGAAACAAAAGGTATTAAAAAGATCTAA
- a CDS encoding DUF6377 domain-containing protein has product MKMKIHCLIVLFLVCCSTVCTNVYAQDNYDFTELDIYLSQRETYFQKRLNQIDILKEQLQVEKKGAVKYELMLLLAKKYLPYNSDSALTYARSVHQLSKSLNDKNKLIASELLLSQTYILVGLYHEAIAILDNYRDEQLSPNFLSEYYAINAQLYNTLLSLRNTSGVSNQYKKEWRYYEEGILRVDKKGSLSYLLTNAELLKDKGAYKKAVEVLESLLSNLKEKDRVYAPTAYALADAYGRMGNEQKKINYLILSARSDIQNGIKEHAALRELALALFKINEIQRANTYLKVALEDAVESNTQLRQYEVLEILPVIDHAYQENQTRTRTNMKIFITVVSLLSVVLFFAIFFIQKQKGKLQSSNKQVVDANTKLHLLNEQLKESNDKVASANLALKSVNNIQEESIARYLKLCSMYIGKMDDYRKQLLRKGNKGTKEDILKLLKSKEVVDQELKLFYKDFDESFLKLYPNFVADYNHLMQPEAKIILKKSELLNTELRVFALVRLGIDESTQIAEFLRYSITTIYNYRTKARNNTIVEREQFEDKLKEI; this is encoded by the coding sequence ATGAAAATGAAGATCCACTGCTTAATAGTATTATTTTTAGTTTGTTGTAGTACTGTTTGTACAAATGTGTATGCACAAGATAACTATGATTTTACCGAACTAGATATCTATCTTTCTCAAAGAGAGACTTATTTCCAAAAACGTCTCAATCAAATAGATATTCTTAAAGAGCAATTGCAAGTAGAGAAAAAAGGAGCAGTGAAGTACGAATTAATGTTACTTTTAGCAAAGAAGTATCTTCCTTATAATTCAGACTCAGCGTTAACTTATGCACGGTCTGTACATCAATTGTCTAAGTCTTTAAACGATAAAAATAAACTGATTGCATCAGAGCTTCTATTGTCTCAAACCTATATTCTTGTAGGCTTGTATCATGAAGCAATAGCAATATTAGACAATTACAGAGATGAACAACTAAGCCCTAATTTTTTAAGTGAGTACTATGCTATCAATGCTCAACTTTATAATACATTATTATCTTTAAGAAATACATCTGGCGTATCTAATCAATATAAAAAAGAATGGCGATACTACGAAGAAGGAATTTTAAGGGTAGACAAAAAAGGAAGTCTATCTTATTTACTAACAAATGCAGAGTTATTAAAAGATAAAGGTGCTTATAAAAAAGCGGTAGAAGTACTAGAAAGCCTATTGAGCAACTTAAAAGAAAAAGATAGAGTATATGCACCAACAGCTTACGCATTGGCAGATGCTTATGGAAGAATGGGGAACGAGCAGAAAAAGATTAATTACTTAATTTTATCTGCAAGATCTGATATTCAGAACGGTATTAAAGAGCATGCAGCATTAAGAGAATTGGCACTTGCACTTTTTAAAATTAACGAAATCCAAAGAGCAAATACTTATTTAAAAGTAGCATTAGAAGATGCCGTGGAGAGTAACACCCAATTAAGACAATATGAAGTGTTAGAAATTTTACCTGTAATAGATCACGCTTATCAAGAGAATCAAACGAGAACGCGTACCAACATGAAGATTTTTATTACGGTTGTAAGCCTTCTATCAGTGGTCTTATTTTTTGCTATCTTTTTTATCCAAAAGCAGAAAGGAAAATTACAGTCATCTAATAAGCAAGTAGTAGATGCCAATACCAAATTACATTTACTAAACGAGCAGTTAAAAGAAAGTAATGATAAAGTGGCTTCGGCTAATCTTGCTTTAAAGAGTGTAAATAACATACAAGAAGAATCTATTGCAAGGTACCTAAAACTGTGTTCTATGTACATTGGAAAAATGGATGATTACCGAAAACAATTATTACGCAAAGGGAATAAAGGAACGAAAGAAGATATTTTAAAACTATTGAAATCTAAAGAAGTGGTAGATCAAGAATTGAAGCTTTTTTATAAAGATTTTGACGAATCGTTTCTTAAATTATACCCTAATTTTGTAGCAGATTATAACCATTTGATGCAACCTGAAGCCAAAATCATTTTAAAGAAAAGTGAATTACTTAATACAGAACTTCGTGTATTTGCATTAGTACGATTAGGTATTGATGAAAGCACTCAGATAGCAGAGTTTTTAAGATATTCTATTACTACAATATATAACTACAGAACCAAGGCAAGAAACAATACAATAGTAGAAAGAGAGCAATTTGAAGATAAATTAAAAGAAATTTAA